In Fodinibius saliphilus, a genomic segment contains:
- a CDS encoding M3 family oligoendopeptidase yields MTNKVNEQTGAEEIRWDLSDLYESIDDPALQDDKEKVIELADAFIDDYKGSIADLEANELKKALEKYEQLLEIISKIGSYAHLIWSTDTNNPEYGKLMQEAKELSSEVQQKLVFFDVEWLDVDDERAQALIDSEELEHYQHYLETSRRYKPHILSEKEEQVLSAKKVTGSSAWNRYFDETMGAARFELDGETLTQQEVLSKLHEPDRELRKKAHASLTNTFKEHSRTLTFIFNTLLADKHTDDKLRNYDSWISSRNLSNEIDDETVDILVSSVTDNYDIVHRFYDLKRELLGYDELYDYDRYAPLLKNEKEVQWDEARDMVLDSYSDFHPHMGTVAGEFFEHNWIDAAMKPGKRGGAYSASTVPSVHPYVFMNYDGKVRDVQTLAHELGHGVHQFLSREQGMLQASTPLTTAETASVFGEMLVFQRLMSKLDDPKEKLALLIGKIDDSIATVFRQVSMNRFEHAMHTHRREQGELTTDDFSRLWRETQEDIYGDAVTLTEGYDIWWSYIPHFLHTPGYVYAYAFGELLVLALYDEYTRSQDGFAENYMDMLRTGGSDWPENIVGKMGLDITKPDFWTKGLNAIARMVEEAEELANKINN; encoded by the coding sequence ATGACCAACAAGGTGAACGAACAAACAGGGGCTGAGGAGATCCGGTGGGACCTTTCTGATCTCTATGAATCTATTGATGACCCCGCACTACAGGATGATAAAGAAAAAGTAATAGAGCTGGCCGATGCCTTTATTGATGATTATAAAGGGAGTATAGCCGATCTCGAAGCCAATGAGCTTAAAAAGGCCTTGGAAAAGTACGAACAGTTGCTGGAAATAATAAGCAAGATTGGCTCTTATGCTCATCTTATCTGGTCTACCGATACCAATAATCCGGAATACGGAAAGTTGATGCAGGAAGCGAAAGAGCTTTCCTCAGAGGTTCAGCAGAAACTGGTATTCTTTGATGTCGAATGGCTGGATGTGGATGATGAACGGGCACAGGCGCTCATTGATAGCGAAGAACTGGAACACTACCAGCATTACCTGGAAACATCAAGGCGATACAAGCCTCACATCCTCAGTGAAAAAGAGGAGCAGGTGCTCTCTGCAAAGAAGGTGACGGGTAGCAGTGCCTGGAATCGTTATTTTGACGAGACTATGGGGGCGGCGCGATTTGAACTGGACGGTGAAACACTGACCCAGCAAGAGGTGCTAAGTAAACTGCATGAGCCGGATCGTGAGCTGCGCAAAAAGGCCCATGCTTCGCTCACCAACACTTTTAAGGAGCACAGCCGTACGCTTACCTTTATTTTTAATACCCTGCTGGCCGACAAACATACCGATGACAAGCTGCGCAATTACGACAGCTGGATATCGTCACGCAATCTTTCCAATGAGATCGATGACGAAACCGTTGATATCTTGGTCAGCTCGGTGACGGATAACTACGATATCGTTCACCGTTTCTATGATTTGAAGCGAGAGCTGCTGGGCTATGATGAGCTCTATGATTACGATCGGTATGCACCGCTGCTAAAAAATGAAAAAGAAGTACAATGGGATGAAGCCCGTGATATGGTATTGGATTCCTATTCCGACTTCCATCCCCATATGGGAACAGTGGCCGGAGAATTCTTTGAACACAACTGGATTGATGCGGCCATGAAACCGGGCAAACGCGGCGGGGCCTATTCTGCCAGTACCGTTCCATCTGTGCATCCTTATGTGTTTATGAACTATGACGGAAAGGTTAGAGATGTACAAACATTGGCCCATGAGCTGGGGCATGGAGTCCACCAGTTCTTGTCTCGAGAACAGGGCATGTTACAAGCCAGTACGCCACTAACGACTGCGGAAACCGCTTCTGTATTTGGAGAGATGTTGGTTTTTCAGCGATTGATGAGTAAGCTTGACGACCCCAAAGAAAAACTGGCACTGCTCATCGGCAAGATTGATGATAGTATTGCCACTGTTTTCCGGCAGGTTTCCATGAACCGATTTGAGCATGCCATGCATACCCATCGGCGAGAACAAGGCGAGCTCACAACGGATGACTTTTCACGGCTTTGGCGCGAAACGCAAGAAGATATTTATGGAGATGCGGTAACTTTAACCGAAGGCTATGATATCTGGTGGAGTTATATACCCCACTTTCTGCATACCCCCGGTTATGTATATGCCTATGCCTTTGGAGAGTTATTGGTACTGGCTCTTTACGATGAGTACACGCGCTCACAAGACGGTTTTGCCGAAAACTATATGGATATGCTCCGTACCGGAGGCTCAGACTGGCCTGAGAATATCGTAGGGAAAATGGGACTCGATATCACGAAGCCGGATTTTTGGACTAAAGGTCTGAATGCGATAGCACGGATGGTAGAAGAAGCAGAAGAATTGGCTAATAAGATAAATAACTAG